The following are encoded in a window of Bradyrhizobium sp. WBOS07 genomic DNA:
- a CDS encoding biliverdin-producing heme oxygenase, translating to MLVGASDVTRHVGRSSSGLRERLRDATSDAHRELDAQLSAFDLTGVSGYRRFLHASAGALLPLEAALADAGVDGIFPDWPERSRSAAIATDLDRLGASAAAMVSVPPLTRSGVFGTMYVLEGSRLGAKFLLKTVADAADPRIGAATLYLRHGTGKRLWQNFLSKLESEVCDEIEVIAAARIAFAAFEQAADRA from the coding sequence ATGCTGGTTGGGGCTTCGGACGTTACGAGACATGTAGGCCGCAGCTCGTCCGGTCTGCGTGAACGCCTAAGAGATGCGACGTCGGATGCCCATCGTGAGCTCGATGCGCAATTGTCCGCGTTCGACCTGACCGGCGTTTCCGGCTATCGCCGCTTCCTTCATGCCAGTGCCGGTGCCCTTCTTCCGCTCGAGGCCGCCCTGGCGGACGCCGGCGTGGACGGCATCTTTCCAGACTGGCCGGAGCGGTCGCGGAGCGCTGCCATTGCGACCGATCTGGATCGCCTGGGCGCTAGCGCCGCGGCGATGGTGTCGGTGCCGCCGCTCACGCGCAGCGGCGTGTTCGGCACCATGTACGTGCTGGAGGGTTCCCGTCTGGGCGCGAAATTTCTGCTGAAGACGGTGGCCGATGCGGCCGATCCGCGCATCGGTGCGGCCACCCTCTATCTCCGCCACGGGACAGGCAAGCGGCTCTGGCAAAACTTCCTGTCAAAGCTCGAAAGCGAGGTCTGCGACGAGATCGAGGTGATCGCGGCGGCGCGCATTGCCTTCGCCGCGTTCGAGCAGGCGGCGGATCGCGCATGA
- a CDS encoding DUF1127 domain-containing protein: MWRTLVDLARARRQRSRARRQLAAMTERELQDCGMTRAEIAYELKRPVRRK; this comes from the coding sequence ATGTGGCGGACGCTGGTGGACCTCGCGCGGGCTCGGCGACAGCGATCCCGAGCCCGGCGCCAGCTCGCTGCGATGACCGAGCGCGAGCTTCAGGATTGCGGCATGACCCGGGCCGAGATCGCCTACGAACTGAAGAGACCTGTGCGGCGCAAATAG
- a CDS encoding nuclear transport factor 2 family protein, with product MSAAANKKLMQDIFAAAANPDPAARDRALFTASLADDAKWVVTGQYSWSRTFSGKEAILNDLHGYVRTRLRDRTRTVAHRFIADGDVVVVEAKGDNVTPEGVRYDNDYCLVFRLEDGKIKEIREYCDSILTERALGPFPQEAVRAAS from the coding sequence ATGAGCGCTGCCGCCAACAAGAAACTGATGCAGGATATTTTCGCCGCCGCCGCCAATCCGGATCCGGCCGCGCGCGATCGCGCCCTGTTCACCGCGAGCCTTGCCGACGACGCCAAATGGGTGGTCACCGGCCAGTATTCCTGGTCGCGCACCTTTTCGGGCAAGGAGGCGATCCTCAATGATCTGCACGGCTATGTGCGCACCCGCCTGCGCGACCGCACGCGCACGGTCGCGCACCGCTTCATCGCCGACGGCGATGTGGTCGTCGTGGAGGCCAAGGGCGACAACGTCACGCCTGAGGGCGTGCGTTACGACAATGATTATTGCCTGGTGTTCCGTCTGGAGGACGGCAAGATCAAGGAAATCCGCGAGTATTGCGACTCGATCCTGACGGAGAGGGCGCTGGGCCCGTTTCCGCAAGAGGCCGTGAGGGCTGCGAGCTGA
- a CDS encoding LysR family transcriptional regulator: MNLNSLDLNLLTALDALLRETSVSRAALRMGLSQPAASHALQRLRDILGDPLLVRTGARMELTPRAQALRAPLAQALDQVRGLFVPDEFDAARSERQFRLMMPDLAVELLVPRFMEKVTQVAPNVRIDVVPWRGSAIFHAEFARTIDLVISIGNAFKGFHRQLLYTDSDALAVRRGHPTGAKLKRRETFLAARHVGVIIRGSNEDLIDTWLRAKGIERHISLVVSGYLEALHVAARTDLVAFVPRRLIAALSKQLGLVTVTPPLDPGIDEQFMFYPTRAQMDPGSIWLRRLMLETGRELEQDKRKLS; this comes from the coding sequence ATGAATTTGAATTCGCTCGACCTGAACCTGCTGACCGCACTCGACGCATTGCTGCGCGAGACCAGTGTCAGTCGCGCCGCGCTTCGGATGGGCCTGTCCCAGCCGGCGGCGAGCCATGCATTGCAGCGCCTGCGCGACATTCTCGGCGATCCCCTGCTGGTGCGCACCGGCGCGCGGATGGAGCTGACGCCGCGGGCGCAGGCCTTGCGCGCGCCGCTCGCTCAGGCGCTCGACCAGGTGCGCGGGCTGTTCGTGCCTGACGAGTTCGATGCAGCGCGCAGCGAGCGGCAATTCCGCCTGATGATGCCGGATCTCGCGGTCGAGCTGTTGGTGCCGCGGTTCATGGAGAAGGTGACGCAGGTCGCGCCCAACGTCCGCATCGACGTTGTCCCATGGCGGGGATCTGCGATCTTCCACGCCGAATTCGCCCGCACCATCGACCTGGTGATCTCGATCGGAAACGCCTTCAAGGGATTTCACCGCCAGCTGCTCTATACCGACAGCGACGCATTAGCGGTGCGGCGCGGTCATCCCACAGGCGCGAAACTGAAACGGCGCGAAACCTTCCTGGCCGCACGCCATGTCGGCGTGATCATTCGCGGCAGCAATGAGGATTTGATCGACACCTGGCTGCGAGCCAAGGGCATCGAGCGGCACATTTCGCTGGTGGTGTCAGGCTATCTCGAAGCGCTGCACGTCGCCGCCCGCACCGACCTCGTCGCCTTCGTGCCGCGCCGGCTGATTGCCGCATTGTCGAAGCAGCTCGGCCTCGTCACGGTGACGCCGCCGCTCGACCCCGGGATCGACGAGCAGTTCATGTTTTATCCGACCCGGGCTCAGATGGACCCCGGCTCGATCTGGCTGCGCCGGCTGATGCTGGAGACGGGACGAGAGCTGGAGCAAGACAAGCGCAAGCTCTCGTAG
- a CDS encoding glutathione S-transferase family protein, with translation MLKLYYATGTCALATYITLEEAGADYTAERLSFKDNQQNSPDYLKINPKGRVPALVTDRGVLTETPAMLAYLAQTFPKAKLAPLDDPFDFAQVQSFNSYLCSTVHINHAHKMRGARWATQESSFADMKAMVPKTMAACFKLIEQKMFGGPWVMGEQYTICDPYLYTLSTWLEGDSVDINETPKIADHFKRMSERPAVRKVMEAQKA, from the coding sequence ATGCTCAAGCTCTACTACGCCACCGGCACCTGCGCGCTCGCCACCTACATCACACTGGAGGAGGCCGGCGCCGATTACACGGCCGAACGGTTGAGCTTCAAGGACAACCAGCAGAACAGCCCTGATTATCTCAAGATCAACCCAAAGGGCCGCGTGCCGGCGCTGGTGACCGATCGCGGCGTCCTGACCGAGACGCCGGCGATGCTGGCCTACCTCGCCCAGACCTTCCCCAAGGCGAAGCTCGCGCCGCTCGACGATCCCTTCGACTTCGCCCAGGTGCAGTCGTTCAATTCTTATCTGTGCTCGACCGTGCATATCAACCACGCCCACAAGATGCGCGGCGCGCGTTGGGCGACCCAAGAGAGCTCGTTCGCCGACATGAAAGCGATGGTTCCGAAGACCATGGCCGCCTGCTTCAAGCTGATCGAGCAGAAGATGTTCGGGGGACCCTGGGTGATGGGCGAGCAGTACACGATCTGCGATCCCTATCTCTACACCCTCTCGACCTGGCTCGAAGGCGACAGTGTCGACATCAATGAGACGCCGAAGATCGCCGATCACTTCAAGCGCATGTCGGAGCGCCCCGCGGTGCGCAAGGTGATGGAAGCGCAGAAGGCGTAA